The Sorangiineae bacterium MSr11954 DNA segment GGAGAGCGCGGTGAAGACGCGCAGGATCTCGTCCTTGTTGTTGCCGGGGGTGACCACCGTCACCTTGTGCCCCTTGGCGCGGAGCGCGCGGCAGCCGGCGGTGGTGTACATGCCGCCGACCCACGTTCCGAGCGGGAAACAGATGATGGCGAGGGTGGTCCGCTCATCGGCCCGAAACGAGTCGTGGAACACGTGCTCGAACCGCTCGGCCACGAGCGCCTCGTCGTGCTCATTGCGCGGCCAAAACGCGGGCTCCCCGGTCGATCCCGACGAGACGGCGACCATCTCCGCGCTGGCGAGGGCGCCGTGGCGGCAGCGCGCATCCAGCGGGAAGCGGTGAAAATAGTCTTCCTTCGTCATCAAGGGCAGGCGCCGGAACGACGCCTCGTCGCGCACCTCGTCCGGCGCGATGCCGTGCTGCTCGAGAAAGGTGCGGTACGCCGGCACGCTCGCGTAGGTGGCGTGGAACACCTCGAGCGCGCGGTCGATGGGGGCTCTCATACGCTCAGCGTATCAGCTCGCCCGCCGGGTCACGGAGTAAGCCGAGCGCGTCGAGGGCGCGGGCGAAATCCTCCGGGAGAGGTGCGGTGACGGCGATGCGGGCGGCCGTGATGGGGTGGGCGAAGACGAGGCTCGCGGCGTGCAGCGCCAGGCGGTGAAGGGCATAGTGGGCGCGGTAGTGGCGGTTGATTTCGCCGGAGCCGTAGTTGACGTCGCCGATGAGCGGATGGTGGATGTGGCGAAGGTGGCGTCGGATTTGATGGAGGCGCCCCGTCTCGGGCCACGCTTCGACGAGGGAGCAGCGGTCCACCGGCGAACGCGCGATGCGGCGGTAACGCGTCTGCGCGGGGACGCGGGGGCCACCTTCGCTCTTGGGGATGGGATGATCGATCCGTCCGGACTCCGGCGGCGTACCGCGAACCAGGGCGAGGTAGCGCTTCTCCACCTCACCCGCCTCGAAGGC contains these protein-coding regions:
- a CDS encoding pseudouridine synthase; protein product: MPLFSSSSSSSSHLPIELLHVDEHVAVANKPSGLLVHRGWDDDDDVALFRVRDALGARVHPIHRLDRGTSGALLFARTREAAASLARAFEAGEVEKRYLALVRGTPPESGRIDHPIPKSEGGPRVPAQTRYRRIARSPVDRCSLVEAWPETGRLHQIRRHLRHIHHPLIGDVNYGSGEINRHYRAHYALHRLALHAASLVFAHPITAARIAVTAPLPEDFARALDALGLLRDPAGELIR